A window of Longispora fulva contains these coding sequences:
- a CDS encoding response regulator transcription factor, producing MRILVVDDDAAVRDSLSRSLRFEGYEVTTAEDGHRALELVRGGEPDAVVLDVMMPRLDGLETCRTLRAEGLLLPVLMLTARHSVGDRVAGLDAGADDYLVKPFALQELLARLRALLRRTLHAGAAPDTGEGELRFAGLTLDPATREVRRAGRLVRLTRTEFSILEAFLRHPRQVLTRQALFEQVWGYDFGESSNSLHVYLGYLRRKLESDGEPRLLHTVRGVGYVLREQPL from the coding sequence GTGCGGATTCTGGTGGTCGACGACGACGCGGCGGTGCGCGACTCGTTGTCGCGCAGCCTGCGCTTCGAGGGGTACGAGGTCACCACGGCCGAGGACGGCCACCGCGCCCTGGAGCTGGTCCGCGGCGGCGAACCCGACGCCGTGGTGCTCGACGTGATGATGCCGCGCCTCGACGGCCTGGAGACCTGCCGGACCCTGCGCGCCGAAGGCCTGCTGCTGCCGGTGCTGATGCTCACCGCCCGGCACAGCGTGGGCGACCGGGTCGCCGGCCTCGACGCGGGGGCCGACGACTACCTGGTCAAGCCGTTCGCGCTCCAGGAGCTGCTGGCCCGGCTGCGGGCCCTGCTCCGGCGCACCCTGCACGCCGGGGCCGCGCCCGACACCGGCGAGGGCGAGCTGCGGTTCGCCGGGCTGACCCTGGACCCGGCGACCCGGGAGGTGCGCCGGGCCGGCCGGCTGGTCCGGCTGACCCGCACCGAGTTCTCGATCCTGGAGGCGTTCCTGCGCCACCCGCGCCAGGTCCTGACCCGCCAGGCCCTGTTCGAGCAGGTCTGGGGGTACGACTTCGGCGAGTCCTCCAACAGCCTGCACGTCTACCTCGGCTACCTGCGCCGCAAGCTCGAGTCCGACGGCGAGCCCCGCCTCCTGCACACGGTCCGCGGCGTCGGCTACGTGCTCCGGGAACAGCCGCTGTGA
- a CDS encoding HAMP domain-containing sensor histidine kinase — translation MNRWRRLTLRSRLSLLAAAAVAVAVVGVSAGAWLVVRAELYRQLDVQLDTDARTIAAQPDRWRDAVPPRLPDENYGRGPGPGGPRHFEHDIGPRWQLLDPTGTPYGAGTGPGLLPVLPVTPAARAVAGGDRRDARERIGIGWSDYRMLTVPAAGGGAVQVAVATDPVDRTLGQLGLLLAAVGLAGIVGAALLGRSVARAGLAPVERLTRAVEHVTVTKDLQAAIPVDGEDEVARLARSFNAMLGALDSSRAAQRMLVEDAGHELRTPLTSLRTNIELLVRAEATPGRTLSAEDRSRLLGDLEVQVVELTQLTNELVELAREDPGPVPVEAVDLSEVVASAVERVRTRGAGIVFDTRLAAVTVAGRPAALERLVLNLLDNAAKWSPAGGTVDVRLTGTGAAATLTVADRGPGIDDEDLPRVFERFYRALSARSMPGSGLGLAIVAQAVEQHGGTVTAGRAATGGALLTVTLPVSGPEAGPGGGSGASPWAGPGGGTGGGQDSSEVLRKPVGGP, via the coding sequence GTGAACCGGTGGCGCCGCCTCACCCTGCGGTCCCGGCTGTCCCTGCTGGCCGCGGCGGCGGTGGCCGTGGCCGTCGTCGGGGTCAGCGCCGGGGCCTGGCTCGTCGTCCGCGCGGAGCTGTACCGGCAGCTCGACGTCCAGCTCGACACCGACGCGCGCACCATCGCCGCCCAGCCGGACCGGTGGCGCGACGCCGTGCCGCCCCGGCTGCCCGACGAGAACTACGGCCGGGGCCCCGGGCCGGGCGGCCCCCGGCACTTCGAGCACGACATCGGGCCCCGCTGGCAGCTCCTCGACCCGACCGGCACCCCGTACGGCGCGGGCACCGGCCCCGGGCTGCTGCCCGTCCTGCCGGTCACCCCGGCCGCGCGGGCCGTCGCCGGCGGGGACAGGCGCGACGCCCGGGAGAGGATCGGGATCGGCTGGAGCGACTACCGGATGCTCACCGTCCCCGCCGCCGGCGGCGGCGCGGTGCAGGTGGCCGTCGCGACCGACCCGGTGGACCGGACACTCGGCCAACTGGGCCTCCTGCTCGCCGCCGTGGGCCTGGCCGGGATCGTCGGCGCGGCGCTGCTCGGCCGGAGCGTGGCCCGGGCCGGGCTGGCCCCGGTCGAACGGCTCACCCGCGCCGTCGAGCACGTCACGGTCACCAAGGACCTGCAGGCGGCGATCCCCGTCGACGGCGAGGACGAGGTGGCCCGGCTCGCCCGGTCGTTCAACGCGATGCTCGGCGCACTGGACTCGTCCCGGGCCGCGCAGCGGATGCTGGTCGAGGACGCCGGGCACGAGCTGCGTACCCCGCTGACCAGCCTGCGGACCAATATCGAGCTGCTGGTCCGCGCCGAGGCCACCCCGGGGCGGACCCTGTCGGCCGAGGACAGGTCCCGGCTGCTGGGCGACCTGGAGGTGCAGGTCGTCGAGCTGACCCAGCTGACGAACGAGCTGGTGGAGTTGGCGCGGGAGGACCCGGGACCGGTACCCGTCGAGGCCGTTGATCTGTCGGAGGTCGTGGCCTCGGCCGTCGAACGGGTCCGGACCCGGGGCGCCGGGATCGTCTTCGACACCCGCCTGGCGGCCGTGACCGTCGCCGGCCGGCCGGCGGCCCTGGAACGCCTGGTCCTCAACCTGCTGGACAACGCGGCCAAGTGGAGCCCCGCCGGCGGGACCGTGGACGTCCGGCTGACCGGCACCGGCGCGGCCGCCACCCTGACCGTCGCGGACCGGGGCCCCGGCATCGACGACGAGGACCTGCCCCGGGTGTTCGAACGGTTCTACCGGGCGCTGTCGGCCCGGTCGATGCCCGGTTCCGGGCTGGGCCTGGCGATCGTGGCGCAGGCCGTGGAGCAGCACGGCGGGACGGTGACCGCCGGGCGGGCGGCGACGGGCGGCGCGCTGCTGACCGTGACCCTGCCGGTGAGCGGACCCGAGGCGGGGCCGGGCGGCGGCTCTGGCGCGAGCCCGTGGGCGGGGCCGGGTGGCGGCACCGGCGGCGGTCAGGACTCATCGGAAGTTCTTAGAAAGCCGGTCGGCGGCCCTTAG
- a CDS encoding M4 family metallopeptidase: MALTLSATTTAAATPTDRNLGDARTMAVSAADKAAASGLDALAKGPFEQYTQKNVLPWVNGLFAVDYDRTYRGLPVVGGDAVVLADGQGHVKSTVAATTAKINVPVAPAVTASAAEATSRGQLASVDRVDSSRLVVLIREDNPRLAWETTMTGLTATAPSHLHVWVDAITGKVLSQHDDVTYGTGTGKWNGPNPLTIATTTGSTNSMRDPGRPGLSCGNASGTVFTGPDDVWGNGVGNNIETGCVDALWAAQHEWDMLVNWLGRNGHNGTGGSWPIKVGLADVNAYWDGSSISIGHNNANDWISSMDVVGHEFGHGIDQFTPGGAGSEAGLGEGTGDIFGALTEAYTNEPAAYDEPDYLVGEEINLVGTGPIRNMYNPSLVDGDPNCYSSSIPSTEVHAAAGPLNHWFYLMAEGTNPAGGPVSPTCNSTTLTGMGIQNAGKIFYGAMLTKTSSQTYKKYRTGTLTAAKNLDSTCGLFNKTKAAWDAISVPAQTADPTCTSTPTNDFSMALSPTSGSVNQGASVTSTVSTTTTSGSAQTVNLTASGAPSGVTVSFSPSSVTSGNSSTMTVAASATAAAGTYTITVTGAGTATHTATYSLTVNGTTPTNDFSVSVSPNSGTVTAGGSTTTTVGTATTSGSAQTVALSASGLPAGATASFSPSSVTSGNSSTLTIATAGSTAAGTYTVTITGTGSVAHSTTYTLTVNGTGGCTSPGQKILNPGFESGSASWTATSGVIGANTGNGSPRTGTQSAWLDGYGSTHTDTLSQSISIPAGCSTYTLSFYLKISTAETTTTVQYDKLTVTVGSTTLATYSNLNPAGYTLRSFNVAAFAGQTVTLKFSGTEDSSLQTSFVIDDTALTVS, encoded by the coding sequence ATGGCACTGACCCTGTCCGCCACCACCACTGCCGCCGCGACGCCCACCGACCGCAACCTCGGTGACGCCCGGACCATGGCCGTCTCCGCCGCCGACAAGGCGGCGGCCAGCGGTCTCGACGCCCTCGCCAAGGGCCCGTTCGAGCAGTACACCCAGAAGAACGTGCTGCCGTGGGTCAACGGCCTGTTCGCGGTCGACTACGACCGTACCTACCGGGGCCTGCCGGTCGTCGGGGGCGACGCTGTCGTGCTCGCCGACGGCCAAGGGCACGTCAAGAGCACGGTGGCCGCCACCACGGCGAAGATCAACGTGCCGGTCGCCCCGGCGGTCACGGCGTCGGCCGCTGAGGCCACCTCGCGCGGCCAGCTGGCCAGCGTGGACCGGGTGGACTCCAGCCGGCTCGTGGTCCTGATCCGCGAGGACAACCCGCGCCTGGCGTGGGAGACCACGATGACCGGCCTGACCGCGACCGCCCCGAGCCACCTGCACGTGTGGGTCGACGCGATCACGGGCAAGGTGCTGTCGCAGCACGACGACGTCACGTATGGCACGGGCACCGGCAAGTGGAACGGCCCGAACCCGCTGACGATCGCCACCACCACGGGCAGCACCAACTCGATGCGCGACCCGGGCCGCCCCGGCCTGTCCTGCGGCAACGCCAGCGGCACCGTCTTCACCGGACCGGACGACGTCTGGGGCAACGGCGTCGGCAACAACATCGAGACCGGCTGCGTGGACGCCCTGTGGGCCGCCCAGCACGAGTGGGACATGCTGGTCAACTGGTTGGGCCGCAACGGCCACAACGGCACCGGCGGCAGTTGGCCCATCAAGGTGGGCCTCGCGGACGTCAACGCCTACTGGGACGGTTCGAGCATCTCGATCGGCCACAACAACGCCAACGACTGGATCTCCTCGATGGACGTCGTCGGCCACGAGTTCGGCCACGGCATCGACCAGTTCACCCCCGGTGGCGCCGGCTCCGAGGCCGGTCTGGGCGAGGGCACCGGTGACATCTTCGGCGCGCTGACCGAGGCCTACACCAACGAGCCCGCCGCCTACGACGAGCCGGACTACCTGGTCGGCGAGGAGATCAACCTCGTCGGCACCGGCCCGATCCGCAACATGTACAACCCCTCGCTCGTCGACGGCGACCCGAACTGCTACTCGTCCTCGATCCCGAGCACCGAGGTGCACGCCGCCGCCGGCCCGCTGAACCACTGGTTCTACCTGATGGCCGAGGGCACCAACCCGGCCGGTGGCCCGGTCAGCCCGACCTGCAACAGCACCACGCTGACGGGCATGGGCATCCAGAACGCCGGCAAGATCTTCTACGGCGCGATGCTGACGAAGACGTCGAGCCAGACGTACAAGAAGTACCGGACCGGCACCCTGACCGCCGCGAAGAACCTCGACTCGACCTGTGGTCTGTTCAACAAGACCAAGGCCGCGTGGGACGCGATCAGCGTTCCGGCCCAGACCGCCGACCCGACGTGCACCAGCACGCCGACCAACGACTTCTCCATGGCGCTGAGCCCGACCTCGGGTTCGGTCAACCAGGGCGCGTCGGTCACCTCGACGGTCAGCACCACCACCACGTCGGGCTCCGCCCAGACCGTGAACCTGACCGCGAGCGGCGCGCCGTCCGGCGTGACCGTGAGCTTCAGCCCCTCCTCGGTCACCTCGGGCAACTCCTCGACGATGACCGTCGCGGCCAGCGCGACGGCCGCCGCCGGCACCTACACCATCACGGTGACGGGCGCCGGTACGGCCACGCACACCGCGACCTACAGCCTGACGGTCAACGGCACCACCCCGACCAACGACTTCTCGGTCTCGGTGAGCCCGAACTCCGGCACGGTCACGGCCGGCGGCTCGACCACCACCACGGTCGGCACCGCCACCACGTCCGGCTCGGCGCAGACCGTCGCGCTGTCCGCGTCCGGCCTGCCGGCCGGGGCGACCGCGTCGTTCAGCCCCTCGTCGGTGACCTCGGGCAACTCGTCGACCCTGACGATCGCGACGGCGGGCTCCACGGCCGCCGGCACGTACACGGTCACGATCACCGGCACGGGCTCGGTCGCGCACTCCACGACCTACACCCTGACGGTCAACGGCACGGGCGGCTGCACCAGCCCGGGCCAGAAGATCCTGAACCCGGGCTTCGAGTCGGGCTCGGCGTCGTGGACCGCCACGTCGGGCGTCATCGGGGCGAACACCGGTAACGGTTCGCCGCGGACCGGCACCCAGAGCGCGTGGCTCGACGGCTACGGCTCGACGCACACCGACACCCTGTCGCAGTCGATCTCCATCCCGGCCGGGTGCAGCACCTACACCCTGTCGTTCTACCTGAAGATCAGCACGGCGGAGACCACCACCACGGTGCAGTACGACAAGCTGACCGTGACGGTCGGCAGCACCACCCTGGCGACGTACTCGAACCTCAACCCCGCCGGGTACACGCTGCGCTCCTTCAACGTCGCGGCCTTCGCCGGCCAGACGGTCACGCTGAAGTTCAGCGGCACCGAGGACTCCTCGCTGCAGACGTCCTTCGTCATCGACGACACCGCTCTCACGGTGTCCTAG
- a CDS encoding NUDIX domain-containing protein — protein sequence MAEKRSAGILLYRRVGGTTEVLLGHMGGPFWARKDAGAWSIPKGEYGPDEEPLAAARREFREELGLPVPAGELVGLGEVRQAGGKVVTVWALEGDLDPADVVPGTFAMEWPKGSGVVREFPELDRVGWFGLSDAGARIVAAQREFLARLEHLPG from the coding sequence GTGGCCGAGAAGCGAAGTGCCGGGATTCTGCTGTACCGCCGGGTCGGTGGCACCACCGAGGTGCTCCTCGGGCACATGGGCGGCCCGTTCTGGGCCCGCAAGGACGCCGGCGCGTGGTCGATACCCAAGGGGGAGTACGGGCCGGACGAGGAGCCCCTCGCCGCCGCCCGCCGCGAGTTCCGGGAGGAGTTGGGCCTGCCGGTCCCGGCCGGGGAGTTGGTCGGGCTGGGCGAGGTCCGGCAGGCCGGGGGCAAGGTGGTGACCGTGTGGGCGCTGGAGGGCGACCTGGACCCGGCCGACGTTGTGCCGGGCACGTTCGCGATGGAGTGGCCGAAGGGTTCCGGGGTGGTCCGGGAGTTCCCGGAGCTCGACCGGGTCGGGTGGTTCGGACTGTCGGACGCCGGGGCGCGGATCGTCGCCGCCCAGCGCGAGTTCCTCGCCCGCCTGGAACACCTGCCCGGCTGA
- a CDS encoding 3-keto-5-aminohexanoate cleavage protein, which produces MLIKVCLNGARRLGEHPGLPVTPAELADAARDAVAAGAGAVHLHARDPRGAESLVAADIGAAVRAARDACPGIPVGVSTGLWITAGDERARLAAVAAWSELSGSDRPDFASVNLSEPGFATLAEALWTAGIGVEAGVWSAADAAALRASGLAGRCVRLLVEIIGGTAAEAPGAAHRILAALDGLPGQRLLHGEEDAAWPLVGMAGPLGLDTRIGLEDTLVGPAGEPVRDNAELVSHAVALLPHR; this is translated from the coding sequence ATGTTGATCAAGGTGTGTCTCAACGGGGCCCGTCGACTGGGCGAGCACCCCGGGCTGCCGGTCACCCCGGCGGAGCTGGCCGACGCCGCCCGGGACGCCGTCGCCGCAGGTGCCGGGGCCGTGCACCTGCACGCCCGGGACCCCCGGGGCGCGGAGTCCCTCGTGGCCGCCGACATCGGCGCGGCCGTCCGGGCGGCACGCGACGCGTGCCCCGGCATCCCGGTCGGCGTGTCCACCGGGCTGTGGATCACCGCGGGCGACGAGCGGGCCCGGCTGGCCGCCGTCGCGGCCTGGTCGGAGCTGTCGGGATCCGATAGGCCGGACTTCGCGTCGGTCAACCTGTCCGAGCCCGGGTTCGCGACGCTCGCCGAGGCGCTGTGGACGGCCGGCATCGGGGTGGAGGCCGGCGTCTGGTCGGCGGCCGACGCCGCGGCACTGCGCGCGTCGGGACTGGCCGGGCGGTGCGTACGCCTGCTGGTCGAGATCATCGGCGGGACCGCCGCGGAGGCGCCAGGAGCCGCGCACCGGATCCTCGCCGCACTCGACGGTCTCCCCGGACAGCGCCTGCTGCACGGCGAGGAGGACGCGGCGTGGCCACTGGTCGGGATGGCGGGGCCGCTCGGGCTGGACACCCGGATCGGACTGGAGGACACCCTGGTGGGTCCGGCGGGGGAACCGGTGCGGGACAACGCCGAGTTGGTCAGTCACGCGGTGGCGCTGCTCCCGCACCGGTGA
- a CDS encoding NAD-dependent epimerase/dehydratase family protein, which produces MKVILFGATGMVGQGVLRECLLADDVGSVLVVGRTPTGREHPKLREILRPDLTDLSAIEDQLAGYDACFFCLGVTSAGMSEADYTRITFDGTMAAARPLARLNPDLTFVYVSGAGTDSTEKGRSMWARVKGRTENAVLALFPNGYAFRPAFIQPRHGERSKTRWYRLAYVVTTPLFPLLRAVAPRYVTTTEEIARAMLDVARDGYPSRVLESVDFHR; this is translated from the coding sequence ATGAAGGTCATCCTGTTCGGCGCCACCGGCATGGTCGGTCAGGGCGTGCTCCGCGAGTGTCTGCTCGCCGACGACGTCGGGTCCGTCCTGGTCGTCGGGCGCACCCCGACCGGCCGGGAACACCCGAAGCTGCGCGAGATCCTGCGGCCGGACCTGACGGACCTGTCGGCGATCGAGGACCAGCTGGCCGGGTACGACGCGTGCTTCTTCTGCCTCGGCGTGACCTCGGCGGGGATGAGCGAGGCGGACTACACCCGGATCACGTTCGACGGCACGATGGCCGCCGCGCGCCCCCTGGCCAGGCTCAACCCGGACCTGACGTTCGTGTACGTCTCCGGGGCCGGCACCGACTCCACGGAGAAGGGTCGCAGCATGTGGGCCCGGGTCAAGGGCCGCACGGAGAACGCCGTCCTGGCCCTGTTCCCGAACGGGTACGCCTTCCGCCCGGCCTTCATCCAGCCCCGGCACGGCGAACGCTCCAAGACCCGCTGGTACCGGCTGGCCTACGTCGTCACCACGCCCCTGTTCCCGCTGCTGCGCGCCGTCGCGCCGAGGTACGTCACGACGACCGAGGAGATCGCCCGGGCGATGCTGGACGTGGCTCGCGACGGCTACCCGAGCCGGGTACTGGAGAGCGTCGACTTCCACCGTTGA
- a CDS encoding dienelactone hydrolase family protein — MALVSTVLIDAGGVTLDGELTVPAGAVGVVVFAHGSGSSRHSPRNGYVAGVLNAAGFATLLVDLLTRAEDRSPEARFDIPLLAGRLVGLVRSVRVWPGLVGLPVGLFGASTGAAAALVAAGAGLGHGSDTGGGPWAGRASDPDGNPGGGRVVAGEIGAVVSRGGRPDLAGGALGQVTVPTLLIVGGRDLEVLEFNRRAARELGGPCEVEVVPGATHLFEEPGALARVADLAAAWFADRLR; from the coding sequence GTGGCGCTTGTGTCCACGGTCCTGATCGACGCCGGCGGGGTCACCCTGGACGGGGAGCTGACGGTCCCGGCCGGGGCGGTCGGCGTCGTGGTGTTCGCGCACGGCAGCGGTAGTTCCCGACACAGCCCCCGCAACGGGTACGTCGCCGGGGTGCTCAACGCCGCCGGCTTCGCGACGCTGCTGGTCGACCTGCTCACCCGGGCCGAGGACCGGTCCCCCGAGGCGCGGTTCGACATCCCGCTGCTCGCCGGGCGGCTCGTCGGGCTCGTGCGGTCGGTCCGGGTGTGGCCGGGGCTGGTCGGGTTGCCGGTGGGGCTGTTCGGGGCGAGCACGGGGGCCGCGGCGGCGCTGGTCGCGGCGGGTGCCGGGCTCGGCCACGGTTCCGACACCGGCGGGGGTCCCTGGGCTGGGCGGGCTTCGGACCCCGACGGGAATCCCGGGGGCGGGCGGGTGGTTGCCGGGGAGATCGGGGCCGTCGTGTCCCGGGGCGGGCGGCCGGACCTGGCCGGCGGGGCGCTGGGCCAGGTGACGGTGCCGACGCTGCTGATCGTGGGCGGCCGGGATCTGGAGGTGCTGGAATTCAACCGGCGGGCGGCGCGGGAACTCGGCGGGCCGTGCGAGGTGGAGGTCGTGCCCGGGGCGACCCACCTGTTCGAGGAGCCGGGCGCGTTGGCGCGGGTCGCCGACCTGGCGGCGGCGTGGTTCGCCGACCGCCTGCGGTGA
- the lon gene encoding endopeptidase La, whose product MATLPVLPLAESVLLPGMVIPVTLDAATQAAVDAARAAGDDTLLAVPRLDGDYGPVGTIAVIEKVGRLSSGEPAAVIRGLARGKIGSGVPGPGAALWVEVAEVTEPEATEKAREQAREYKTMLVALLQRRSAWQVIDAVERMTEPAELADSAGYAPWLSVEQKAELLAAVDVGDRLDKLTAWIRDHLAELDVSEKISEDVRESVEKTQREFLLRQQLAAIRKELGEDEPEGSADYRSRVEAADLPEKVREAAIREVDKLERASDQSPEAGWIRTWLDTVLEMPWTTRTEDNTNLRQAREVLDADHAGLEDVKDRILEYLAVRNRRAARGLQVVGGRGSGAVLALVGPPGVGKTSLGESVARALGRKFVRVSLGGIRDEAEIRGHRRTYVGALPGRIVRAIREAGSMNPVVLLDEVDKLSAGYAGDPAAALLEVLDPAQNHTFRDHYLEVDLDLSDVLFLATANVADTVPGPLLDRMEVVTLDGYTEAEKVAIARGHLWPRQLDRAGLTGEDVSVTDEVLGLLASEYTREAGVRQLERALGRVLRKVAVRLSTDEAGEPVTGDGGDGSGGVVDGSGGIGSGREGGSGGDAVGSGSGDGAVVGGARAEVTVANLKDYLGRPRFTPESAERTAVPGVATGLAVTGAGGDVLFIEATALADGEPGLTLTGQLGDVMKESAQIALSYLRSHGPELGVDPAALHRRLHLHVPAGAVPKDGPSAGITMVTALASLATGRPVRPEIGMTGEVTLNGRVLPIGGVKQKLLAAHRAGLTEVIVPARNEPDLDDLPATVRDQLTIHVVADVADVVRLALRPVEAGTLANAA is encoded by the coding sequence ATGGCTACACTTCCCGTCCTGCCCCTGGCCGAGTCGGTGCTGCTCCCCGGCATGGTCATCCCCGTCACGCTCGACGCGGCCACCCAGGCCGCCGTCGACGCGGCCCGTGCGGCCGGCGACGACACCCTGCTCGCCGTCCCGCGCCTCGACGGCGACTACGGCCCGGTCGGCACGATCGCCGTGATCGAGAAGGTCGGCCGGCTGTCCAGCGGCGAACCGGCCGCCGTCATCCGGGGGCTGGCCCGGGGCAAGATCGGCTCCGGGGTGCCGGGGCCGGGGGCAGCCCTGTGGGTCGAGGTCGCCGAGGTGACCGAGCCGGAGGCGACGGAGAAGGCGCGCGAGCAGGCCCGCGAGTACAAGACGATGCTGGTCGCTCTTCTGCAGCGCCGCAGCGCCTGGCAGGTCATCGACGCCGTCGAACGCATGACGGAACCGGCCGAGCTGGCCGACTCCGCCGGCTACGCGCCGTGGCTGTCCGTCGAGCAGAAGGCCGAGCTGCTGGCCGCCGTCGACGTCGGCGACCGGCTGGACAAGCTCACGGCGTGGATCCGCGACCACCTCGCCGAACTCGACGTGTCCGAGAAGATCAGCGAGGACGTGCGCGAGAGCGTCGAGAAGACCCAGCGCGAGTTCCTGCTCCGCCAGCAGCTCGCGGCGATCCGCAAGGAGCTCGGCGAGGACGAGCCCGAGGGCAGCGCCGACTACCGGTCCCGGGTGGAGGCCGCCGACCTGCCGGAGAAGGTGCGCGAGGCGGCGATCCGCGAGGTCGACAAGCTCGAGCGCGCCAGCGACCAGTCCCCGGAGGCCGGCTGGATCCGGACCTGGCTCGACACGGTGCTGGAGATGCCGTGGACGACCCGGACCGAGGACAACACGAACCTGCGCCAGGCGCGCGAGGTGCTCGACGCCGACCACGCGGGGCTGGAGGACGTCAAGGACCGCATCCTGGAGTACCTGGCGGTGCGCAACCGGCGGGCCGCGCGCGGCCTGCAGGTGGTCGGCGGGCGCGGCTCCGGCGCGGTGCTGGCCCTCGTCGGGCCGCCCGGGGTGGGCAAGACCAGTCTCGGCGAGTCCGTCGCGCGGGCGCTCGGCCGGAAGTTCGTCCGGGTGTCCCTGGGCGGCATCCGCGACGAGGCGGAGATCCGAGGCCACCGGCGTACGTACGTGGGCGCGCTGCCCGGCCGGATCGTCCGCGCCATCCGGGAGGCTGGCTCGATGAACCCGGTCGTGCTGCTCGACGAGGTGGACAAGCTGTCGGCCGGCTACGCCGGGGACCCGGCCGCCGCGCTCCTCGAGGTGCTCGACCCGGCGCAGAACCACACGTTCCGCGACCACTACCTCGAGGTGGACCTCGACCTGTCCGACGTGCTGTTCCTGGCCACGGCGAACGTCGCCGACACCGTGCCGGGGCCGCTGCTGGACCGGATGGAGGTCGTCACCCTCGACGGGTACACCGAGGCGGAGAAGGTCGCCATCGCCCGCGGGCACCTGTGGCCGCGGCAGCTCGACCGGGCCGGGTTGACCGGTGAGGACGTGTCGGTGACCGACGAGGTGCTGGGGTTGCTGGCGTCGGAGTACACCCGGGAGGCCGGGGTGCGGCAGCTCGAACGGGCGTTGGGGCGGGTGCTGCGGAAGGTGGCTGTGCGGTTGTCCACCGATGAGGCCGGGGAGCCGGTCACGGGTGACGGCGGGGACGGCTCGGGCGGCGTCGTCGACGGCTCGGGTGGGATCGGCTCGGGCCGTGAGGGCGGCTCGGGCGGCGACGCAGTCGGCTCGGGAAGTGGTGACGGTGCGGTGGTCGGCGGTGCGCGGGCCGAGGTGACCGTGGCCAACCTGAAGGACTACCTCGGCCGGCCCCGGTTCACCCCGGAGTCCGCGGAGCGCACGGCCGTGCCCGGCGTGGCGACCGGGCTCGCGGTCACCGGCGCTGGCGGCGACGTGCTGTTCATCGAGGCCACGGCCCTCGCGGACGGCGAGCCGGGGCTGACCCTGACCGGTCAGCTCGGCGACGTGATGAAGGAGTCCGCGCAGATCGCGCTGTCCTACCTGCGGTCGCACGGTCCGGAACTCGGCGTCGACCCCGCGGCGCTGCACCGCCGTCTGCACCTGCACGTCCCCGCCGGCGCGGTACCGAAGGACGGGCCGAGTGCCGGGATCACGATGGTCACGGCCCTCGCGTCGCTGGCCACCGGCCGACCGGTCCGCCCGGAGATCGGGATGACCGGCGAGGTCACCCTCAACGGCCGGGTACTGCCGATCGGCGGCGTGAAGCAGAAGCTGCTCGCCGCGCACCGGGCGGGCCTGACCGAGGTGATCGTCCCGGCCCGCAACGAGCCGGACCTGGACGACCTGCCGGCGACGGTCCGCGACCAGCTGACGATCCACGTCGTCGCGGACGTGGCCGACGTGGTGCGGCTGGCGCTGCGGCCGGTGGAGGCGGGGACGCTGGCGAACGCGGCCTGA